The proteins below come from a single Streptomyces sp. B3I8 genomic window:
- a CDS encoding M4 family metallopeptidase has product MTPLYARHKRTTLAIATAVAAGALLTTGLSTGAAAQTPADQGAATPAAAPLQLSASARTGLIRQAEAAAPETAQRIGLGAKEKLVVRDVVKDADGTVHTRYERTYDGLPVLGGDLVVHESASGATTSVTKATKAAIKVASVTPKVAASTAKKQALTAAKDAGSARTDADRAPRKVIWAANGTPVLAYETVVGGLQDDGTPNELHVVTDAATGKKLYEYQGIETGTGKTLYSGTVTLGTTKSGSTYQLYDTTRGGHKTYNLAHRTSGTGTLFTDADDVWGTGAASSSSTDQTAAADAAYGAQETWDFYKSTFNRSGIKNNGVGAYSRVHYGSNYVNAFWDDSCFCMTYGDGSGNNHPLTALDVAGHEMSHGVTAATAGLNYSGESGGLNEGTSDIFGTGVEFFANNSSDKGDYLIGEEIDINGDGSPLRYMDKPSKDGGSADYWSSSVGNKDVHYSSGVANHFFYLLSEGSGAKTINGVSYNSPTSNGSTVTGIGRAKALQIWYKALTTYMTSTTKYSGARTATLSAASALYGSGSAEYNAVQAAWSGVNVN; this is encoded by the coding sequence GTGACTCCCCTCTACGCGCGTCACAAGCGCACCACTCTGGCCATCGCCACCGCCGTCGCGGCCGGAGCCCTGCTGACCACCGGTCTGAGCACCGGGGCAGCCGCACAGACCCCCGCCGACCAGGGCGCGGCCACCCCCGCCGCGGCCCCGCTGCAGCTGTCGGCGAGCGCACGTACGGGCCTCATCCGGCAGGCCGAGGCCGCCGCCCCCGAGACGGCACAGAGGATAGGCCTCGGCGCCAAGGAGAAACTGGTCGTCAGAGACGTCGTCAAGGACGCCGACGGCACCGTCCACACCCGCTACGAGCGCACCTACGACGGCCTGCCGGTGCTCGGCGGCGACCTGGTCGTGCACGAGTCCGCCTCCGGTGCGACGACGAGCGTGACCAAGGCGACGAAGGCCGCCATCAAGGTCGCCTCGGTGACCCCGAAGGTCGCCGCCTCGACGGCGAAGAAGCAGGCCCTGACCGCCGCGAAGGACGCCGGCTCCGCCAGGACCGACGCCGACCGTGCCCCGCGCAAGGTGATCTGGGCGGCGAACGGCACCCCGGTGCTGGCGTACGAGACGGTCGTCGGCGGCCTCCAGGACGACGGCACCCCCAACGAACTGCACGTCGTCACGGACGCCGCCACCGGCAAGAAGCTCTACGAGTACCAGGGCATCGAGACCGGCACCGGCAAGACCCTGTACTCGGGGACGGTCACCCTGGGCACCACCAAGTCCGGCTCCACGTACCAGCTCTACGACACCACGCGCGGCGGCCACAAGACGTACAACCTGGCCCACCGCACCTCCGGCACCGGCACGCTGTTCACCGACGCCGACGACGTGTGGGGCACCGGCGCGGCCTCCAGCTCCTCCACCGACCAGACCGCCGCCGCCGACGCCGCGTACGGCGCGCAGGAGACCTGGGACTTCTACAAGAGCACGTTCAACCGCAGCGGCATCAAGAACAACGGTGTCGGCGCGTACTCCCGGGTCCACTACGGCAGCAACTACGTCAACGCCTTCTGGGACGACAGCTGCTTCTGCATGACGTACGGCGACGGCTCCGGGAACAACCACCCGCTGACCGCGCTGGACGTGGCCGGCCACGAGATGAGCCACGGTGTCACGGCCGCGACCGCGGGGCTCAACTACTCGGGCGAGTCCGGCGGTCTGAACGAGGGAACCTCGGACATCTTCGGCACCGGCGTGGAGTTCTTCGCCAACAACTCGTCCGACAAGGGTGACTACCTCATCGGCGAGGAGATCGACATCAACGGCGACGGCTCGCCGCTGCGGTACATGGACAAGCCCAGCAAGGACGGCGGCTCGGCCGACTACTGGTCCTCCTCCGTGGGCAACAAGGACGTGCACTACTCGTCCGGCGTCGCCAACCACTTCTTCTACCTGCTGTCCGAGGGCAGCGGCGCGAAGACGATCAACGGCGTCAGCTACAACTCGCCGACGTCCAACGGCTCCACGGTCACCGGCATCGGCCGCGCCAAGGCGCTGCAGATCTGGTACAAGGCGCTCACCACGTACATGACCTCGACCACCAAGTACTCCGGCGCCCGCACGGCGACGCTGAGCGCGGCGTCCGCCCTGTACGGCTCCGGCAGCGCCGAGTACAACGCGGTCCAGGCTGCCTGGAGCGGCGTCAACGTGAACTAG
- a CDS encoding ABC transporter ATP-binding protein, with translation MTAPATPKDGGIDEQASGRLPVAGAAQVRRAAVRVVRADGRAFGVVLALNALAAGVGLAGPWLIGRLVDEVRAGAGTGAVDRLAPWLLLCALAETVLARWARYLGHRFGERALARIREEFVDRALALPASVVERAGTGDLTARGTADVAAVGTTLRDAGPQLLICSVQVLFLFGAVLLLNPLLGACGLLGMVGIGCALRWYLRRARTAYLVEGAANSDVAEILAATAEGARTVELLGLGRRRIAASRRALAASRSARLRTLFLRSVFFPAVDSSYVVPVAAVLTAGGALHAHGLVSVGEVVAAALYLRQLTEPLDTILTHVEQLQSSGASFARVEGLAGAPHTDPAGRAPAPDPVDDRIEVRGVRYAYDGGEEVLRGVDLTVRPGERLAVVGPSGAGKSTLCRLLAGIDAPGSGTVTVGGVPVTALGPERLRRQVVLVTQEHHVFLGTVRDNLRIAEPSATDRELWRALAAVGADGWVAGLPDGLDCVLGTGGHATDGSQAQQLALARVVLADPHTLILDEATALLDPASARSTERALAAVLSGRTVIAIAHRLHTAHDADRVAVMEDGRLTELGRHESLVAAGGTYAALWHSWHGEGQFSATGTDSAGGTGRAADTGAGNGAPSGPAG, from the coding sequence GTGACCGCGCCCGCGACCCCGAAGGACGGCGGCATCGACGAACAGGCGTCCGGGCGGCTCCCGGTGGCCGGGGCCGCCCAGGTGCGGCGGGCCGCGGTGCGGGTGGTGCGGGCCGACGGCCGGGCGTTCGGCGTCGTGCTCGCGCTCAACGCGCTGGCGGCGGGCGTCGGCCTGGCCGGGCCGTGGCTGATCGGACGGCTGGTCGACGAGGTGCGGGCCGGGGCCGGCACCGGCGCCGTGGACCGGCTGGCGCCCTGGCTCCTGCTGTGCGCGCTGGCGGAGACGGTGCTGGCGCGCTGGGCCCGCTACCTGGGCCACCGCTTCGGCGAGCGGGCGCTGGCCCGGATCCGCGAGGAATTCGTGGACCGGGCGCTGGCGTTGCCCGCCTCGGTGGTGGAACGGGCCGGCACGGGCGATCTGACCGCGCGGGGCACCGCGGACGTGGCCGCGGTCGGCACCACGCTGCGGGACGCGGGCCCCCAGTTGCTGATCTGCTCGGTGCAGGTCCTGTTCCTGTTCGGCGCGGTGCTGCTGCTGAACCCGCTGCTCGGCGCCTGCGGGCTGCTCGGCATGGTGGGCATCGGGTGCGCGCTGCGCTGGTACCTGCGGCGGGCGCGTACCGCCTACCTCGTGGAGGGGGCGGCCAACTCCGACGTGGCCGAGATCCTCGCCGCGACCGCCGAGGGGGCCCGCACGGTGGAGCTGCTCGGACTCGGGCGACGCAGGATCGCCGCGAGCCGTCGGGCGCTGGCGGCCTCCCGCTCCGCCCGGCTGCGCACGCTGTTCCTGCGCAGTGTGTTCTTCCCCGCGGTGGACTCGTCGTACGTCGTGCCGGTGGCCGCGGTGCTCACGGCGGGCGGGGCGCTGCACGCGCACGGGCTGGTGAGCGTCGGCGAGGTGGTGGCGGCGGCGCTGTATCTGCGGCAGCTCACCGAGCCGCTGGACACGATCCTGACGCACGTGGAGCAGCTGCAGAGCAGCGGCGCCTCGTTCGCGCGCGTGGAGGGCCTGGCCGGGGCGCCGCACACCGATCCGGCCGGGCGCGCACCGGCACCGGACCCGGTGGACGACCGGATCGAGGTGCGCGGCGTGCGCTACGCCTACGACGGTGGCGAGGAGGTGCTGCGTGGCGTCGACCTGACCGTGCGGCCCGGGGAGCGGCTGGCGGTGGTCGGGCCGTCGGGCGCGGGCAAGAGCACGCTGTGCCGGCTGCTGGCGGGCATCGACGCGCCGGGCTCGGGCACGGTGACGGTGGGCGGCGTGCCGGTCACGGCGCTCGGTCCGGAGCGGTTGCGCCGTCAGGTCGTCCTGGTCACGCAGGAGCACCACGTGTTCCTCGGCACGGTCCGGGACAACCTGCGGATCGCCGAACCGTCCGCCACCGACCGCGAGCTGTGGCGGGCGCTGGCCGCGGTGGGGGCGGACGGCTGGGTCGCCGGGCTGCCGGACGGCCTGGACTGCGTGCTGGGAACCGGCGGGCACGCGACCGACGGCTCGCAGGCGCAGCAACTCGCCCTGGCACGGGTGGTGCTGGCCGATCCGCACACGCTCATTCTCGACGAGGCGACGGCGCTGCTCGATCCGGCGAGCGCCCGGAGCACCGAGCGCGCCCTCGCCGCGGTGCTGTCGGGCCGCACGGTGATCGCGATCGCGCACCGGCTGCACACCGCGCACGACGCGGACCGGGTGGCGGTGATGGAGGACGGCCGGCTGACCGAGCTGGGCAGGCACGAGAGCCTGGTGGCGGCGGGCGGGACATATGCGGCGCTGTGGCACTCCTGGCACGGCGAGGGGCAGTTTTCGGCCACCGGGACCGATTCGGCCGGTGGGACCGGACGGGCGGCGGACACGGGGGCCGGGAACGGCGCTCCGTCGGGTCCGGCCGGCTGA